A single Silvibacterium dinghuense DNA region contains:
- a CDS encoding PilZ domain-containing protein produces MPQSPCAERRREPRFLCEGHAEIEVPHIGLKLQGEIHDLSRSGCFIEAPTVNLERGTHVEVYFETRKICIRVAGNILVLRPRTGVGIAFLPMSPRIAWQIEMLVEELKALNGAPCPEKHEVNPTPEAAAE; encoded by the coding sequence ATGCCGCAGTCACCTTGCGCGGAGCGCAGGCGCGAGCCTCGCTTTCTATGTGAGGGGCACGCGGAGATCGAGGTGCCGCACATCGGCCTCAAACTTCAGGGAGAAATTCATGATTTGAGCCGCTCCGGGTGCTTCATCGAGGCACCCACAGTAAATCTGGAGCGGGGAACACACGTCGAGGTCTATTTCGAGACACGGAAGATCTGTATCCGGGTAGCCGGGAATATCCTCGTTCTGCGTCCGCGTACAGGAGTGGGGATCGCTTTTTTGCCCATGAGCCCACGTATCGCCTGGCAGATTGAGATGCTGGTGGAAGAGCTGAAGGCGCTGAATGGCGCACCGTGCCCGGAGAAGCATGAAGTGAACCCAACTCCTGAGGCTGCAGCGGAATAG
- a CDS encoding acyltransferase family protein codes for MSLSNQFAPTSPVASQPSAGSAVLDPPIQAGQSQAPPAAAGNASRPKKEILPALTGLRCFAALNIVFFHFSNPKWFGPFAPIVDNGYTSVSFFLLMSGYILAYNYADRAAAGQLRPRRFWLARFSRLYPVYVFALILSLGMLAAEWQARSHAQFALGVILTPLLLQAWHPLLATFWNTPAWTMCTEAFFYLIFPVVVLWKRPKRMGALLGVMAGLWVLGMILPSLYMWLHPDGDLHPGRYTDGFWIRALKFTPPPHVPSFLFGIALADLDAMIPRTSLRRLLYGILGMSGLYAVLYFGDHMPYPLMHDGLLMPLFALAILGLAGQNLIARFFGWLPFRTVGKASYCLYILHFNLWNLIHDSHILDRLHLASYDPWLSYLLLIAGAMVVMFTVERPSQRWIRSWGASRV; via the coding sequence TTGAGTCTTTCGAACCAATTCGCGCCCACCTCCCCCGTGGCGAGCCAGCCTTCTGCCGGTTCCGCGGTGCTCGATCCTCCTATTCAGGCTGGCCAGTCACAGGCGCCTCCGGCTGCTGCCGGGAATGCCAGCCGTCCGAAAAAGGAAATCCTGCCCGCGTTGACTGGGCTGCGCTGCTTTGCGGCACTGAATATTGTCTTCTTCCACTTCTCGAATCCGAAGTGGTTCGGCCCTTTTGCCCCGATTGTCGATAACGGCTATACCTCGGTCAGTTTTTTCCTGCTGATGTCGGGCTACATCCTGGCCTACAACTATGCCGATCGCGCGGCTGCCGGCCAGTTGCGCCCGCGGCGTTTCTGGCTGGCGCGTTTTTCCCGCCTCTACCCGGTTTACGTCTTTGCGCTGATTCTTTCGCTCGGCATGCTTGCTGCTGAGTGGCAAGCACGTAGCCATGCTCAGTTCGCTCTGGGCGTGATTTTGACCCCGCTGCTGCTGCAGGCCTGGCATCCGCTGCTGGCGACCTTCTGGAATACGCCGGCCTGGACCATGTGCACCGAGGCCTTCTTCTATCTCATCTTCCCGGTCGTGGTGCTGTGGAAGCGTCCGAAGCGGATGGGAGCCTTGCTGGGCGTCATGGCCGGCTTATGGGTGCTGGGTATGATCCTGCCCAGCCTTTATATGTGGCTGCACCCGGATGGAGACCTTCACCCCGGCCGCTACACCGATGGCTTCTGGATACGGGCGCTGAAGTTCACGCCGCCGCCCCATGTGCCGTCCTTCCTTTTTGGCATTGCGCTGGCCGATCTCGACGCCATGATCCCCCGCACGAGCCTCCGACGGCTTCTGTATGGGATTCTCGGTATGTCCGGGCTCTACGCGGTGCTCTATTTTGGCGACCACATGCCGTATCCGCTGATGCATGACGGCCTGCTGATGCCGCTCTTCGCGCTGGCCATCCTCGGCCTGGCGGGACAGAACCTGATTGCCCGGTTCTTTGGCTGGCTGCCTTTCCGGACTGTGGGCAAAGCCAGCTATTGCCTCTACATCCTGCACTTCAATCTCTGGAACCTGATCCATGACTCGCATATCCTCGATCGTCTCCACCTGGCCTCATACGATCCCTGGTTGAGCTATCTTCTACTGATCGCCGGTGCGATGGTGGTCATGTTCACGGTTGAGCGACCCAGCCAACGCTGGATTCGTAGCTGGGGCGCTTCCCGGGTCTAG
- a CDS encoding lactonase family protein has product MKFSKLSQGLLAAAVSLGAGLGITSCGESNTIDYLYVTASKNNPGQISVYRVDLESGALTQIQDSPYTAGRDPVGIVTSPNGSYLYVINHDDNTIQKFDVGTDAKLYPRNTYNTVGTEPQAIAINAAGTYLYVVDTYQPGYTDTNSGPGDIEVYPINSDGSLGTAVTNGSLSYFPVQDNPMSVNVTENNDFVYVVNQNTSAGAGTISAFSVGTSGALTAISGSPFSAGVTPNASVSDPTSRFYYVTDSSTNQLIAYTIGSTGALTPLENGPFSTGTYPDGITIDPSGSYIYVSNYNSNSVSAYSITQSTGAPSGLAGSSTYSTDTGPTCVLVEPAFGKFLYTTNFLGNTVSGFELNTNSGVLTGTENSPYPSAGQPTCVAAVTHGNHAGEHVQSTSGNGA; this is encoded by the coding sequence ATGAAGTTCAGCAAATTGAGCCAGGGGTTGTTGGCCGCCGCCGTCTCGCTGGGAGCCGGACTGGGCATCACCTCCTGCGGTGAAAGCAACACCATCGACTATCTCTATGTGACGGCCTCCAAAAATAACCCGGGCCAGATCAGCGTCTACCGCGTCGATCTTGAGTCCGGCGCTCTGACCCAGATTCAGGACTCGCCCTACACCGCTGGCCGCGATCCGGTGGGCATTGTGACATCGCCCAATGGCAGCTATCTGTATGTCATCAATCACGATGACAACACCATTCAGAAGTTCGACGTCGGCACGGATGCCAAGCTCTATCCCCGCAATACCTACAACACAGTTGGTACCGAGCCGCAGGCCATCGCGATCAATGCTGCGGGCACCTACCTTTACGTTGTGGATACCTATCAGCCAGGCTATACCGACACTAATTCTGGCCCGGGTGATATCGAGGTCTATCCGATCAACAGTGACGGAAGCCTGGGTACGGCTGTCACCAACGGCAGCCTGAGCTACTTCCCGGTGCAGGATAACCCCATGAGCGTCAACGTCACCGAGAACAACGACTTCGTTTACGTGGTCAACCAGAACACCTCGGCGGGCGCGGGCACCATATCGGCCTTCTCGGTAGGCACCTCCGGCGCACTGACCGCCATCAGCGGCAGCCCCTTCAGCGCAGGTGTTACGCCCAATGCGAGCGTCAGCGATCCGACCAGCCGCTTCTACTACGTAACGGACAGCTCAACCAACCAGCTGATCGCCTACACTATCGGCTCAACCGGCGCGCTGACCCCGCTTGAGAACGGTCCGTTCTCGACCGGCACCTATCCAGACGGCATCACCATCGACCCGAGCGGCAGCTACATCTACGTCTCGAACTACAACTCGAACAGCGTGAGCGCCTATTCCATCACGCAGTCGACGGGCGCACCTTCGGGTCTCGCTGGATCGTCCACCTACTCGACCGACACCGGCCCGACCTGCGTGCTGGTTGAACCGGCCTTCGGCAAGTTCCTCTACACGACGAACTTCCTGGGCAATACGGTTTCGGGCTTCGAGCTGAACACCAACTCCGGTGTGCTCACGGGCACGGAAAACTCGCCCTACCCGAGCGCTGGCCAGCCAACCTGCGTCGCTGCCGTCACCCACGGCAACCACGCCGGCGAGCACGTTCAGTCCACCTCCGGAAACGGCGCTTAA